CAACAGTAACATATCATTGCTTAAACCAAATTCCTTATATCCTACTAATATGGAACCAAATTGTTCAACTAAGCATTGGTGACCTCAGGGCAGTATAACATCAGGCAAAATGTTTTTAAGTTCTATCATTGTTAACTGACAAAATAACTTCGAATGCTGCAAACTACAGTTCGCTTCAGGCTAGCCTCATTTACCTAAAAACACATGGATTCTCAGATTTTGAGTAAAGCGAAGCAAAGATGTGTTGACTACAATTCCTAATAAAAGCACCACCGTGACTTGTAGCTATTGTGCAATTTCTCGCAACATTTTATTTACGTTTCGTCTTATCAAAAGAAGCAGTCAATCATGGAACTTGTTCAGATACCAAAAGTACATAACAGATAAGGATGCTTCAGCCTAGTTTGAAAGTCTAAAGGAaagtaaaacacaaaaaaaacttgCGAAAAACATAATAAAGCAAAAGGCAGTGAGCATGTCTTACAAGGTCTTTAAGCATGGCTCTCAATCTTCTAGTTGACTGAGTGATATAGGCATTGCATGAACGTTTGACACCCCCTGACTCACAGCTTCCGGTGAACATTGCCACAAACTGTGAAGTACAAACTACAATACGAATAATGCAGAGCTAAATTTAGTTTCATTTCAAGAGTGtgacatatatattatttacagtAAGAAAGATGAAGCATGAGAAAGCTTTGCATGAAAGTTCacattttaataacactaaaggTGTACGTGACTTTGATGCATTTTTGGCAAGACAGAAAAGTAACAGCAAGGTGTATGCTGAATTCTTCTAAATGAGGGTGCAAATGGGAAACCTAACATAGTTTCCAGTGCAATTAACGTTATATTCATTAAACTAGTGTTATACCCGCAAGAAAAGACATCCAAACCAGGAATAAATCGATGGGATTACCATAAAATATTTTGCAGAGATTCTTCcgaaacataaaatatagacTTCGAAAAGCATCTTCCCATGCCAATTGTCTCTTTTGTAGGAAATCATCTTCACCTAAAACAACAAAATGAACATCTCTTTAAAGAATTTGGAAGGAAGATGACTGATAAGAAGGCATATAGCTCATGAACTCTCGTTAACAAACCTCTGTCTGGTCCAGATGTTATCAGTGCTGAAATGATAAAAGGTGGCAAGGTGGActgaggataaacccatgaatGTAGCGACATGGAATTTAACACTTGGGAAACCACAGCTGATCCAGAACCACTACTTTTATCTTGATTTACCGCATTACACGACAGCGACTTTAGCTCTGGCATACTATTGTAGGTGCTACCCATGATTGACCTATGTAACCTAGAACagcattaaaatgaaaaataacagACTGAATCAAACTTCGGTGgcagaaacaaaaaaacagtaTTTCATGTATTTAATAGCCTAATCTCACCAATTTAATGGGGAAGAGGAAACAAGTCGAACATAAGTCTTCATGGAAAAGTCCAGAGGAATCTCTCGCCCAGGAACGTGGAATTCATATACAAAATTTCCACTTAATGAAGCAGTATCAGATTTCCCACTTATGTCATCAGGATGAACCGACAATGGTGCATAAGTGGCAAGTCCTTTGAGTGCTTTGGTCTGTTGAAACACGACATCCGTTTTAATAAGACCAAATATCTTACTAGCCGTCTCAAATGATCAAAGACTCTCAAGTGAAGCATACCATATCAATATCTGGCAAGTAGGATAACTCTTCACCCCTTGTTGAAAGCTCTGTGACGCTGCGAAACATGCTCTGGCTGCATCTCTCATTTGTTGGACGAGCTTCCGTGTTAGTATCATTAGAAACTTCAGTAGACGCATCATTGTCTTCACTGCTTAGACAGTAAAGCATTAACATAAGTTAAAACACAGTAAGTCAGCTTACTCCAGACAGAAATTGGCTGAGGCACTTTACCGACAAAGTTGTTGTCTTTTCGTGGCAGCAACGTCTGCCAGTAAAGAAACATTGAATAGGTTGCTGGATTGCTCTTTCACACCATTTTCCTGTGGTAAAGACAGATAAttaataaagcaaaaagatctgTACTAGACCACGAGCAGTCTTTTAAATAAGTTCTTTTTCACACAAAACTAAGGGAATCGAGAATCAGAGAAGGTTGTAAAACCTTAGAGATATCTTTGCCAGAATGTATCCAAGGCCGAGCCTTTTTGACAGGATAGAGTTCATCCATACGCATCTCAATATATTTTGGATTCTTCAACTGTTCTTGCTTCTTAAACCCATATTCCCTCTCAATACTACTGCCAAGACAATCAATCACAAGtaagacaaacaaaaaagaaaaataagttcACTAAGTTGAAGACTTTATGGTACCTTTTGCAAGGGCGCAATGCATCAAAAGACTCTTTAGCTTGGTCCACAAAACTAGTCCGCTTCAGTTGTTCTCCCTGTGTAAGTGAGAAAGGACAACATTAGAATCAGAAATGAACAAACTTTGCAAActagagaaagaaaacaaaacaacttACTCTTAGCTCAGCGGGCGTCTTCCTCTTAGCTTTGGAGCCTCCACTCATTTGTAGAGAAGTGCCAAAAGCACCAGGAGCTACTACTTTCGCCATTTTTCAGAAGATGTTTGTTTGATTGATCTGGCACAAAATCAGGAAGTTAACATCGTAACCCTAAATTGAGAAAAGACTATGCTGAAGAAGTTACAAGCGAAGATTTTCGATTATAAACATGAATCGGAGATAGGATTAGGAAACATACTCACCACGCTCGTTGGGGGTTAATGTCTTAGCTATGTAGCAAATCCAGCGGCGTAGAGGGATAGCGATGAGCTCGTCGTGGTGTGAATCTCCACGGCGAGGATGGGCTTaggttctctctctctgtcttgtAAATAGTGAAGTGGGAGGGAAGAGGAAAGGGCGTGAAATTGGAAGCCTttttcaaatcattttctcaatatgtttttttttggggggggggggggggggttcccTCCTCCTCCTGTAAATGTATTTGTAACAGTTAAAGCTAACGCCGTCAACGTTGACTCAAGTCTCAAAGTGTCATCTCTCCCGGTTATGAAACAGAAACATTAGGTTTGGTTTAATACGGTTCAGCTTCGTGTTTTTGTTCTGTTCTatcatcccttatatactaaagcaaaGTCACCTATCAAATCAAATATTGACACAtggaatttatttataaaaaaaaaatgcccatttaaaaataaaagttctgGTCCCAAATTTAAAAACTGCAAATACCTAAATTCCTAAATTTTCTCCCAATATCACCACTATCTTTAAGATAAAATCACGATCAGAaactgttttgttttattttctatttaccttttaatcttatttattttactttttttaaccTAGATTTTACTCTCTTCTTCATATCTTCATTCTCCTTCTTTCGACTTCTTTACCTTCTCCTTCTGTCCAGTTCTTCCTCTGAACAGAAACAAATTTCACACACATTTATTATTAcacttattttaataatttttaaataattattttaacataGATTCAGTTTCCTCTCATTCTCAATTAACAATCTCTTAATTGTTCATTTCAGGTTAAAATGGCACTTGGTTATGCTTCActttcaaaacttaaattttcaaaaaagaatGAGAGATCAAAGGTCTGCACCAACTAAGGTTACGATAAGCATTTCAACtctattatcttctttttttttctttttttttgacatcaacaCAAACAAACTCATATTATCTAGAAAAtggatatttaaaaatatgttcttTACTTCTTTGTCCAATATCTAAGAAACTACTTGCCTTGCTTCTGCATTACtgcattacaaaaaaaaaacagaaacggAAAGGAGAGTATATAAAAAGacaaaccaaaaaagaaaaccaatGCGCCTTCTCTGCAACAAACTGGGTATGTTTGTAATAAACTggatgtaataaaaaaaatgagaacTCTACAAATTGGGTATTTACAAATTTCTTTGTTATGGTTTAGACTATTTcacatatttatgttttcttataaaAGAGTGTATTAGaggattttaaaaactttttgtaagtctattataaaaaaataactgttttatatacatatgtttagtttcatgatttttattacattaattttaagtaaatttattttaagaagacttaattacaaaataaacacACATAAAACTGATGAATCAGATATGATATTTCTAGGTGATATGCAGCTCCAAAAAATGTGTTTACATAATTTCAATTAttattaaccaaaaaataaaactattacgATTTTAAAGATAATTTGAATAGCAGAAAAGTTTTCCCGTGCTTCAGCACGGGGTGATAATACTAGTTTTTATACTTAAGCACAAGTCACTTCACTAATAATATCACTTGACATATggaaaatacttttaaaaaattgaattaaaaaatgattaaaatctGATTAAAATAATCATCattttaaactgtttttttctCGTATATAAGTTTTTATCTACTGGCTAATTTACTTTCTGCTTTGATCCCTTATTTCTATCATCTCCATTATCAATTTTGATATCTACTACTATTCCTCATTTTCAGCAACTCAAAGCTTTTTATCATTTAGCGCATGGATTGATATTTAAAAATCCATTATCGGTAAGATTATAGATCCACAAAGTGGAATTATGAGAAGATACTGGTACATTAATTTTGAAGAGATTCTATTTTAGATCATTGTAATATAGCTAACTTTGAAACTTCATCTATATGTTGATTTGCGTACAGATCCCggaaattatattttggagaagtGCAATGGAGCATAAGCAAAATTAATCTCTTGGAAAGCCCATAACTACAATCACACACACACTGAATTTCCAGTCGAGTCAAAGGGGACAAACAGGACAAGCATCAGGTTTTGACCTGACAAAAAAGGATTATGAAACAGAAACATTACATTTGGTTTAATACGGTTCAGCTTCGTGTTCGTGTTCATCTTCTCTTCTATtctatctatcttatatatatatattattattatttgagaagtgaatttgtttacttgtcatattctccataattttagtcAATTTGATTACTTATCatcttttccatgattttaaaataaatcattagtttaattaatattattttttattttttatttgatatatatatatatatatttatcatgatatctAAGATAATTAATAACCATTAAACTATTCTattgatatatacatatatatatacactattattttttaaaattagtttttaatatataattatcatgatatttatcacatctatactattatttgcaaagtaaatttttggaatcgagctctcacgttaaaagttagagcggttaataacgtttatacccttaatgaataaaatgtataactaaattaaaacataaaaacaaaattttaatttatttgattagataattgattaaaattaataatagtaagaattatataaaatctgaaaatataatttaaaaagaaatcatttatgtatatattgtattgttatctgaaaattttttttagtaaaaagataaaaacataaattatataactaaatattaatcaaataaaattcttaattatataattaaaaatagaatattgaattatccaaaatctaaaaatcaagTTAAAAGTTAGAATGGTTAATAACGTTTATactcttaatgaataaaatgtataactaaattaaaaaaataaaaacgaaattttaatttatttgattagataattgattaaaattaataatagtaagaattatctaaaatctgaaaatataattttaaaaagagatcatttatgtatatattgtattgttatctgaaaaagtattttagtaaaacgttaaaaacataaattatataattaaatgttaatcaaataataaattttaattatataattaaaaatataatattgagttatcttaagatttattttagtaatgagTATAGTGTacaaaaaacttttcaaaagtttatgaaaatgtttaagcccACATtacgggcaaaacacctagtcaAGTGATAAGTcacattgtatatatatattatttgataagtgattttgctgatttgtcacattctccataattttaagatgaatcattaattttaataaataaaatgtaaaattattagttttaacAAAAGATTTTAGTGAATATCTTAGTATTGTAGAATTATTagttttcataaattattttagtgattattttaatgtattaattaacagagataaaaaaaattatgtcaaattttaaaatttaaaattttatgtatttttctataTCAAACATTCCGCTTgaaccaattttaaaaatatgttttacaggatatatagagtaatgttttaacatgtattattttatttaaaattaagctAATGTTCCTTTAATAACTATATAGATAATGATTTAGCTCATTTGTCACATTCTATATAATTTTAGAATGAATcactaattttaataaataaattttacaattattagttttataaacGATTTTAGTGATTAACTTAATGTATTAATTAACATAGATCAACAAATtctatcaaaatttaaaatttaatgtattttgcTATATCAAATATTCTGCTTGaagtaatttaaaatatttttcgcAGAATATGTAGAGTAATGTTTTaacatcaattattttattttaaatttagctatttttttaataatgaaataggtaatattttacaaaatatagaaaatattatgaTAACTACAACGTATGAtctacataaatattttatattatcttatttactattttataaaaataaaattaccatATCTTATATGTTAAGAAAGAGTTATATTGTTCTGggttttgttaattatatattgttttggatTTCGTTAAAATTAGCTCATCGGTCAAAAGCTATGGTCCAAATAAAATTCACTTTTTAGCGGTTACAATAAAAAATCCAAGATTTTAATAGGTGTATGTAATTTagcattttaatttataggtgtgtcgttaaaagaaaaaatcacaAGTTTTAACAAGTGTGTgtaatttactatttttaatttatcaatgtttatttaaaaagtatGTTTTTAACTACTGTAGGTTTTGATAATAGTTATCActataaaaaaacttatgttTATACTCTACCGATATCAACTTAGTGCTCGATCACATATCGTATTAAGAGACATATTAATAGCAAGcatacaaagaagaaaaagataaaaaaaatttaaacataagagatcatatatataaattatataatttaaagaaACGTCATGATATAGATTATCTCATTGATTTTGTGGCTATAAATTCAGATTTTAATGAAGATGAAAATTATCTAAACTTTAATAGGTTCACCGAAACGAAAAAATGCTTAATCAAATATATTGCTTGATGAAAGGGTGTTTACCCTCATAGGCTTTATTGATAAATGcaataatagttttgtttttgcAAACTGATATTTTATGTGAtttgaaattattaataaatttttattaggtTATTACAATGATGGTGATCTTTCCTACATATGTGATTACTgtgaaaattttatatgatttggtgaaagaattaataaaaatttgtaagtacCAAGCTGctatttatgttttgtttccaTAAAGGAAAAATCAAGCTATCTCTTATGAAAATATCACTTACTTCACTGTTAAAACTTTTTACAACAAGAGTGAATTGAGGAACCACCATAAAataaattcttaatttttttgagGGATATCTAGCATATAATTTCTTTTCTAacattatataaacataaataactCTCAAACCATTGAACTAAAGTCAAATCAATCAAATTAGACAAACATCATTGTTCTTTAATCGTGAAAGAAATTTATGTACAAGCAATCTATTGAGTTATTAAACGAATAATTATACTTTTAAAGAGATGAATTTCACATAGACAGTAAAAAGCTACTTAGCAAATAATAGGAATTTGGTTAAAGTAAAACCAATAAAATGTCCAAAAAAGTGATTAATTTAATTGTGTATCTAACTAAATAATTTAGGTTTAAGTAcaaaaatttacatttaaatcaaaattgtaGAATATATATTTGCGAGGGAAGCTGAGTCTGAAATTGGAAGCTCGTGATGGGAGAAAACAATTCAACAATGAAATCAGTGTTTGCAGGGGAATATGAGTATGAAATTTTGCTCGATGAATTCACAAAGGACCCTGACTATCAGCAAAGTTACAAAGAGTAAACAAACTTACTTAGAAACCGAATCaacaaatataaacaaaagaataatCAAACAAAATCTAACTGTCAAACTATCTTACAATACCATATCATTGTTGGAACATAGGAACACAAAACAAAGAGAACAAGTGTTTTTGAAAtgctttgttttcttatttaaaaatatcactaTCACAAACTATATTAAATAGATTAAGCTACAACTAAAACCCTGAAAATACTGAGCTTCCTATAAACTAGGAAGACTTACTCTAATCGACAACAAACATAAACCAATCCAAAACTGGTTTAGACAATAAACCAATCGATAATATGACTTATTCTAAGataataaactttatttttcaatCATCACAATAACAAAAGATTTGAGAAAACGATAAAATTTAACTTAAATATGACTGTACAATGTCCAACATTCAATCAAGGACTCAAATCAGCATATCTTATATAAACTCAAAGTTATCTGAACACACAAACtcagtattattatttttcaataacaCTTGTTACTTCCGTTGATAGTTGACAGAATTACACTATGACATACTTTCCACAACTCCAATGAACACATTTTAAGCATGTGGAGTATATTGTTTGGTCAAAATGTCTAATGTAATTGGAGTTTTGGAAAGTATGTCATATTGTAAATAGGTACTTTACGAAAGATAGTTTACATACTATAATACTTTTAGCTTGAGGTGTATTTAAGGTATCCTCTCCAATTTTTAAAGACATAATTGCCGCCAACGAGAAAGTGTAGTTTGGTGTATTTgtgatatctatactattatttacgaagtgattttgcttatttatcATGTTCTCCatattttaggtaattttgcttatttttcatGTTACTAATAATTTTGTAAGACATTTTAATTAGTGGAAACtctatcatatataaatatattaagtgttcataaatttattattgtttttagtctttctcaaaaaaaaaatacaacagattcttttcaaacttaaatattagatatatattttaacttatttATGGTAgtcagtttcaaaaaaaaaaaacatatggtagtttctctttggaattttttttcttttcataatcATATGGTAGATACATATGTTAAGATGATCaatataatgaaataaaatttaatgttattcTTTCGTTATTAACCAGTTAGAATTTATCAATCGATTTTTATCaacatatttaatttatcaaaattattgtatattcaaatatatacacAACTTATTTATCACAAGTGTATTT
The nucleotide sequence above comes from Brassica napus cultivar Da-Ae chromosome A9, Da-Ae, whole genome shotgun sequence. Encoded proteins:
- the LOC106412390 gene encoding protein downstream neighbor of Son isoform X2, which codes for MAKVVAPGAFGTSLQMSGGSKAKRKTPAELRGEQLKRTSFVDQAKESFDALRPCKSIEREYGFKKQEQLKNPKYIEMRMDELYPVKKARPWIHSGKDISKENGVKEQSSNLFNVSLLADVAATKRQQLCREDNDASTEVSNDTNTEARPTNERCSQSMFRSVTELSTRGEELSYLPDIDMTKALKGLATYAPLSVHPDDISGKSDTASLSGNFVYEFHVPGREIPLDFSMKTYVRLVSSSPLNWLHRSIMGSTYNSMPELKSLSCNAVNQDKSSGSGSAVVSQVLNSMSLHSWVYPQSTLPPFIISALITSGPDRGEDDFLQKRQLAWEDAFRSLYFMFRKNLCKIFYVCTSQFVAMFTGSCESGGVKRSCNAYITQSTRRLRAMLKDLDICYSMPLCKTKIDETTVEDLAELSEIENHNLGQARRLRSVSNIDNTPESFLAFEGNESVHGVYDLLLNFRSSLGFLLTADVPVLYSPVPFQNAALSSPEIKCTEMVKADDTSCCMVEVKGEYLPPWIISNICANVGANGQNFEASFVTEPTSVSLNMGLPQIPEKTEPETSVTEGTGETKDGASGIPGAVICLQLQAGYLKSLKYCNNLNTVSVSLSPS
- the LOC106412390 gene encoding protein downstream neighbor of Son isoform X1 yields the protein MAKVVAPGAFGTSLQMSGGSKAKRKTPAELRGEQLKRTSFVDQAKESFDALRPCKSSIEREYGFKKQEQLKNPKYIEMRMDELYPVKKARPWIHSGKDISKENGVKEQSSNLFNVSLLADVAATKRQQLCREDNDASTEVSNDTNTEARPTNERCSQSMFRSVTELSTRGEELSYLPDIDMTKALKGLATYAPLSVHPDDISGKSDTASLSGNFVYEFHVPGREIPLDFSMKTYVRLVSSSPLNWLHRSIMGSTYNSMPELKSLSCNAVNQDKSSGSGSAVVSQVLNSMSLHSWVYPQSTLPPFIISALITSGPDRGEDDFLQKRQLAWEDAFRSLYFMFRKNLCKIFYVCTSQFVAMFTGSCESGGVKRSCNAYITQSTRRLRAMLKDLDICYSMPLCKTKIDETTVEDLAELSEIENHNLGQARRLRSVSNIDNTPESFLAFEGNESVHGVYDLLLNFRSSLGFLLTADVPVLYSPVPFQNAALSSPEIKCTEMVKADDTSCCMVEVKGEYLPPWIISNICANVGANGQNFEASFVTEPTSVSLNMGLPQIPEKTEPETSVTEGTGETKDGASGIPGAVICLQLQAGYLKSLKYCNNLNTVSVSLSPS